In a genomic window of Burkholderiales bacterium:
- a CDS encoding UdgX family uracil-DNA binding protein (This protein belongs to the uracil DNA glycosylase superfamily, members of which act in excision repair of DNA. However, it belongs more specifically to UdgX branch, whose founding member was found to bind uracil in DNA (where it does not belong), without cleaving it, appears to promote DNA repair by a pathway involving RecA, rather than base excision.), giving the protein MAASTVTVAAPPHTHSLTRLKSAAAGCRACPLWRTGTQTVFGEGGSHAPLLVVGEQPGDREDIEGHPFVGPAGRLLDRALEATGVPREDVYITNAVKHFKWEPRGKRRLHKTPAQREIEACLPWLEAEVAAVEPKVVLCMGATAARAVMGGKVRVTETRGHPLKSPLGKDVVITIHPAYILRLRTGAEEAFALFVNDVQQAAKLAGY; this is encoded by the coding sequence GTGGCGGCGAGCACGGTGACCGTTGCGGCCCCGCCGCACACGCACTCGCTCACCAGGCTGAAGAGCGCGGCCGCCGGGTGCCGCGCATGCCCCTTGTGGCGCACCGGCACGCAGACGGTGTTCGGCGAAGGCGGCTCTCACGCGCCGCTGCTGGTCGTCGGCGAGCAGCCCGGCGATCGCGAGGACATCGAAGGCCATCCGTTCGTCGGTCCCGCCGGCAGGCTCCTCGACCGCGCGCTGGAGGCGACCGGCGTGCCGCGCGAGGACGTGTACATCACCAACGCGGTCAAGCACTTCAAGTGGGAGCCGCGCGGCAAGCGGCGGCTGCACAAGACGCCGGCCCAGCGCGAGATCGAAGCGTGCCTGCCGTGGCTCGAGGCCGAGGTCGCGGCGGTCGAGCCGAAAGTCGTGCTCTGCATGGGCGCGACCGCGGCGCGCGCGGTCATGGGGGGCAAGGTGCGGGTGACCGAGACGCGCGGTCACCCGCTCAAGTCACCGCTCGGCAAGGACGTGGTGATCACCATCCACCCCGCGTACATCCTGAGGCTGCGCACCGGCGCCGAGGAAGCCTTCGCGCTGTTCGTGAACGACGTGCAGCAGGCGGCGAAGCTCGCGGGCTATTAA
- a CDS encoding ferritin-like domain-containing protein, translating to MQQTSDTLKGSSPSQGQSQGAKLTDVATIRQRARQDIESGAVTPSYNADREQVIRLLNEALATEIICYLRYKRHYFMADGIHAEAVAAEFLEHAQQEQGHADQIAQRIVQLGGAPDFSPDGLAQRSHAQYVEGSGLKDMIRENLVAERIAIESYREIAQYIGDKDPTTRRLMESILATEEEHADDLVGLMHGLKD from the coding sequence ATGCAGCAGACTTCCGACACACTGAAGGGCAGCTCGCCGTCGCAGGGGCAGAGCCAGGGCGCCAAGCTCACCGACGTGGCGACGATCCGTCAACGCGCGCGCCAGGACATCGAATCGGGCGCGGTGACGCCGAGCTACAACGCCGACCGCGAGCAGGTGATCAGGCTTCTCAACGAAGCGCTCGCGACCGAGATCATCTGCTACCTGCGCTACAAGCGTCATTACTTCATGGCCGACGGCATACACGCCGAAGCGGTCGCCGCCGAATTCCTCGAGCACGCCCAGCAGGAGCAGGGGCACGCCGACCAGATCGCGCAGCGCATCGTGCAGCTCGGCGGTGCGCCCGACTTCTCGCCCGACGGCCTCGCGCAGCGCTCGCACGCGCAGTACGTCGAGGGCAGCGGATTGAAGGACATGATTCGCGAAAACCTCGTGGCGGAGCGCATCGCGATCGAGAGCTATCGCGAGATCGCGCAGTACATCGGCGACAAGGACCCGACGACGCGCCGGCTGATGGAATCGATCCTCGCGACCGAGGAAGAGCACGCCGACGACCTCGTCGGCCTCATGCACGGGCTGAAGGACTGA
- a CDS encoding entericidin A/B family lipoprotein yields MMFRALIAACLLAFFATACNTMQGAGKDIERGGEKIQGAAERTK; encoded by the coding sequence ATCATGTTTCGCGCACTCATAGCGGCTTGCCTGTTGGCGTTCTTCGCGACCGCCTGCAATACGATGCAAGGCGCAGGCAAGGACATCGAGCGCGGCGGCGAAAAGATCCAGGGCGCCGCGGAACGCACCAAGTAA